A stretch of the Vigna radiata var. radiata cultivar VC1973A chromosome 7, Vradiata_ver6, whole genome shotgun sequence genome encodes the following:
- the LOC106768878 gene encoding calcium uniporter protein 2, mitochondrial-like isoform X2 — MAFKKTLAQRLLNITKISNYRISSSVRSPNPAKPDIAPDPGDSGIFRRFLHKRPVLSSDLRQPAAGSILHRLREMDIARSRIRLDGLTPPEKQEVEAKDVRKVLRAVQIETVKSKLRKIPESCITYSEFMRMCVEGCSDPEQARIIAKMLDDSASVIILGDVVFLRPEQEIESLL; from the exons ATGGCTTTTAAGAAAACCCTAGCCCAGCGCCTCCTCAACATCACCAAAATCTCCAATTACCGCATTTCCTCCTCCGTTCGTTCTCCCAATCCGGCCAAACCTGACATTGCTCCGGATCCCGGAGATAGCGGAATCTTCCGCCGCTTCCTCCACAAGAGGCCAGTCCTCTCCTCGGACCTTCGACAGCCGGCTGCCGGCTCCATCCTCCACCGCCTTCGGGAGATGGACATTGCACGGAGCCGGATCCGGTTGGACGGACTCACTCCACCGGAAAAACAAGAAGTAGAGGCCAAAGATGTGAGGAAGGTGCTCAGAGCCGTTCAAATAGAAACAGTGAAATCCAAGTTACGGAAAATTCCGGAGAGTTGCATAACGTACTCGGAGTTCATGCGAATGTGCGTGGAGGGTTGCTCCGATCCGGAGCAAGCGAGGATCATCGCGAAGATGCTGGACGATTCTGCCTCTGTTATCATCTTAGGCGATGTCGTTTTCCTCCGACCTGAACAG GAAATTGAAAGTTTGTTGTAA
- the LOC106768878 gene encoding calcium uniporter protein 2, mitochondrial-like isoform X1 → MAFKKTLAQRLLNITKISNYRISSSVRSPNPAKPDIAPDPGDSGIFRRFLHKRPVLSSDLRQPAAGSILHRLREMDIARSRIRLDGLTPPEKQEVEAKDVRKVLRAVQIETVKSKLRKIPESCITYSEFMRMCVEGCSDPEQARIIAKMLDDSASVIILGDVVFLRPEQVAKTIQSILPLAGARSIESERKELEEMEKVKAGIDERANTLVRRELWAGLWFLVAQSLGFMRLTFWELSWDVMEPICFYVTSMYCMAGYTFFIRTSKEPCFEGFYQSRFASKQKRLMKLHNFDIGRYKELKAAVPSPPSYQIDSSFLIQPFEQFHKKL, encoded by the exons ATGGCTTTTAAGAAAACCCTAGCCCAGCGCCTCCTCAACATCACCAAAATCTCCAATTACCGCATTTCCTCCTCCGTTCGTTCTCCCAATCCGGCCAAACCTGACATTGCTCCGGATCCCGGAGATAGCGGAATCTTCCGCCGCTTCCTCCACAAGAGGCCAGTCCTCTCCTCGGACCTTCGACAGCCGGCTGCCGGCTCCATCCTCCACCGCCTTCGGGAGATGGACATTGCACGGAGCCGGATCCGGTTGGACGGACTCACTCCACCGGAAAAACAAGAAGTAGAGGCCAAAGATGTGAGGAAGGTGCTCAGAGCCGTTCAAATAGAAACAGTGAAATCCAAGTTACGGAAAATTCCGGAGAGTTGCATAACGTACTCGGAGTTCATGCGAATGTGCGTGGAGGGTTGCTCCGATCCGGAGCAAGCGAGGATCATCGCGAAGATGCTGGACGATTCTGCCTCTGTTATCATCTTAGGCGATGTCGTTTTCCTCCGACCTGAACAG GTAGCAAAAACCATTCAGTCTATCCTACCTCTAGCAGGAGCAAGGAGTATTGAGTCAGAAAGAAAAGAGTTGGAAGAAATGGAGAAAGTGAAAGCAGGAATTGATGAGAGAGCGAACACCTTGGTTCGACGTGAACTGTGGGCTGGGTTGTGGTTTCTAGTGGCACAATCATTAGGATTCATGAGACTGACATTTTGGGAACTATCTTGGGATGTGATGGAACCAATATGCTTCTATGTTACTTCCATGTACTGCATGGCTGGTTATACCTTCTTCATCAGAACCTCCAAAGAGCCTTGTTTCGAAGGCTTTTACCAAAGTCGTTTCGCCAGCAAGCAGAAGCGTCTAATGAAACTTCACAATTTTGACATTGGCAGGTATAAGGAACTCAAGGCTGCTGTACCATCGCCACCCTCTTACCAGATTGATTCATCATTTCTTATTCAACCATTTGAACAATTTCACAAAAAATTGTAG
- the LOC106766240 gene encoding uncharacterized protein LOC106766240, giving the protein MVTTRGMENPDPIQMIRDLQAQLEEQARTIATLQQELQQKKTDDAERSKEKRDNREGSKDSQNHNPPPPPRSPDLLPFTDIIMQAPMPDRPPPHMEKFDGTTNPEYHLRNFVESMAFYTQSDPVKCRAFFLSLKGEALEWYYTLPPNSVDNFRTLTNMFTKQYSTNRHEEVTGAELVNLRQGKDETLRAFMHRYNQSARRIKGANPEFIISSLPNCLKPGFISESLYAKLPRTLEELQQKMAKFIKMEDQRISRKQQHEEHSANNNKKEGKRKNDNVREQKPVVNLNPRYDRYAHLTAPREKVLERALQSNLISQRRKFPPKNVDAAQICRFHNSAGHTTEGCQTLKDEIEKLIHAGHLREFVKEYTGRSRYSPRKTWRSTEPGKRRNDYPRDRSRSPPSYRSRSRPREREPVIKGRIDTISGGFAGGGASSSARKRHLRNLHIIHSVTRNPASMSDITFTDKDFHAPDPDQDDPMVITARIAQYDVSKVLVDQGSSVNILYWTTFRRXEISEDMIAPFNEQIVGFAGXRVDTRGYIDLRTHLGSADGGKELRVRFLLVEANTSYNALLGRPCLNAFGVXVSTPHLXMKFPTDKGNICTVRAXQRTARQCYVAGLKVTPYKKENRTETILIDLDPRTNIDERIQPEGEIRPFVVGKAEQ; this is encoded by the coding sequence atggtgaccacaagaggAATGGAGAATCCCGACCCAATCCAGATGATAAGAGACCTGCAGGCGCAATTGGAAGAGCAAGCCCGAACCATTGCGACCTTGCAGCAAGAATTGCAACAGAAGAAAACTGATGACGCCGAACGTAGCAAAGAAAAACGAGACAACCGAGAGGGATCTAAAGACAGTCAGAATCACAATCCGCCTCCCCCTCCACGGTCCCCAGACCTTTTGCCATTTACCGATATCATCATGCAGGCTCCTATGCCCGATCGACCTCCACCTCACATGGAGAAATTCGACGGTACAACGAATCCAGAATACCATTTACGGAATTTTGTTGAATCAATGGCCTTCTACACTCAAAGTGATCCGGTGAAGTGTCGGGCGTTCTTTTTGTCACTAAAGGGAGAAGCCCTCGAATGGTACTACACCCTACCACCAAATTCGGTAGACAACTTCCGCACGCTGACAAACATGTTCACGAAGCAATACTCCACCAACCGACATGAAGAAGTGACTGGTGCTGAACTAGTCAATCTTAGGCAGGGAAAAGACGAAACCCTCAGAGCTTTCATGCATCGATACAACCAATCCGCTCGGAGGATTAAGGGAGCTAATCCCGAGTTCATCATCAGCAGCCTGCCCAACTGCCTAAAGCCAGGATTCATCTCCGAAAGCCTGTATGCCAAATTGCCCCGTACGCTGGAGGAGTTGCAGCAAAAGATGGCTAAGTTCATTAAAATGGAAGACCAGAGAATCTCTCGAAAGCAACAACACGAGGAACATTCGGCgaataacaacaaaaaagagGGCAAACGAAAAAATGACAACGTCCGGGAACAAAAACCGGTCGTGAACCTAAATCCCAGATACGACCGCTACGCGCATCTCACCGCCCCCAGAGAAAAGGTGTTGGAACGAGCTCTACAATCAAACCTTATCtctcaaagaagaaaatttccacCGAAAAATGTGGATGCAGCACAGATTTGCCGATTCCATAATTCGGCGGGGCATACTACTGAAGGTTGCCAGACCCTCAAAGATGAAATAGAAAAGCTAATTCATGCCGGACATCTTCGTGAATTTGTGAAGGAATATACCGGCCGTTCGAGATACTCGCCCAGAAAGACATGGAGAAGCACTGAACCTGGCAAACGAAGAAATGATTACCCACGCGACCGTTCTCGTAGTCCCCCGAGTTACAGATCACGCAGCCGACCGAGAGAGCGCGAACCCGTGATAAAAGGCAGGATTGACACAATCTCAGGAGGTTTCGCCGGAGGAGGCGCCTCATCCTCGGCGCGAAAGAGACACTTGAGAAATTTGCACATCATACACTCAGTGACACGCAATCCAGCATCAATGTCAGATATTACATTCACAGACAAAGATTTTCACGCGCCAGATCCTGATCAAGATGACCCCATGGTCATCACCGCCCGCATTGCACAATACGATGTAAGTAAAGTCCTCGTTGATCAGGGTAGTTcagttaatatattatactgGACAACTTTTCGAAGAANGGAGATTTCTGAAGATATGATTGCTCCGTTTAACGAGCAAATAGTTGGCTTTGCTGGAGANAGAGTAGACACCCGGGGGTATATTGACTTACGAACCCACCTAGGATCTGCAGATGGTGGCAAAGAGCTCAGAGTTCGTTTCTTACTTGTAGAAGCAAACACGTCTTATAACGCCCTCCTAGGGCGCCCATGCCTGAATGCCTTTGGGGTAATNGTATCTACCCCACATTTGNCAATGAAATTTCCTACAGACAAAGGAAATATTTGCACCGTCCGGGCAGANCAGAGAACCGCCCGTCAATGTTACGTTGCCGGTTTGAAGGTCACCCCTTACAAAAAAGAGAACCGCACAGAGACCATCTTAATTGACCTTGATCCAAGGACCAACATAGACGAACGCATACAACCGGAAGGAGAGATAAGGCCTTTCGTCGTGGGAAAAGCCGAACAATAA
- the LOC106767303 gene encoding elongation of fatty acids protein 3-like produces MPKAPPPLIYYLSEHPSIVGFRWSHAQSWGATWSFLFYSIASYLLLSLFLHLSLVLFRRHRPIPIGPLAAIHSLSMSLTSVTIFAGILISTAAEIRDTRWFWQRSKTPLEWLLCFPLGTRPSGRVFFWSYVYYLSRFLHMFRTPLTILRRRRLSFFHLLNHSISAFASFLWLEFSQSFQVLAILFATLVYALVYAYRFWTAIGLRGACFPFVLNCQIALLACNVACHVGVFFLHFFLKGGCNGIGAWLFNCVLNLALLTLSLNFYVRMYVGKRRMPRSVAPSLSEARDCK; encoded by the coding sequence ATGCCCAAGGCGCCACCGCCCCTAATCTACTATCTCTCGGAGCACCCCTCCATCGTGGGGTTCCGGTGGAGCCATGCCCAATCATGGGGCGCCACGTGGTCCTTCCTCTTCTACTCCATCGCCTCCTACCTCCTCCTCTCTCTCTTCCTCCACCTCTCGCTTGTTCTTTTCCGTCGCCACCGTCCCATCCCCATCGGTCCCCTCGCGGCAATTCACAGCCTTTCCATGTCACTCACCTCCGTCACCATCTTTGCCGGAATCCTAATATCTACCGCCGCCGAGATCCGCGACACCCGGTGGTTCTGGCAGCGGTCCAAAACCCCACTGGAGTGGCTCCTCTGCTTTCCTCTGGGAACCCGCCCCTCCGGCCGCGTCTTCTTCTGGTCCTACGTCTATTACCTCTCCCGCTTCCTCCACATGTTCCGAACCCCTCTAACCATCCTACGACGCCGCAGGTTGTCGTTTTTCCACCTCCTGAACCACTCCATCTCCGCTTTCGCTTCCTTCCTCTGGCTGGAATTCTCGCAGTCCTTTCAAGTCCTGGCCATCCTCTTCGCCACCCTCGTCTACGCCCTCGTTTACGCCTACCGCTTCTGGACCGCCATAGGCCTGCGCGGCGCGTGCTTCCCCTTCGTTCTCAACTGCCAGATCGCGCTCCTCGCTTGCAATGTGGCGTGTCATGTCGGCGTCTTCTTCCTCCACTTCTTCTTAAAAGGCGGCTGCAACGGGATTGGCGCGTGGCTCTTCAACTGCGTCCTGAACCTCGCTCTTCTCACGCTCTCTCTCAACTTCTACGTGAGGATGTACGtcgggaaaagaagaatgccgAGGAGCGTTGCTCCTTCGCTTTCTGAAGCGCGTGACTGCAAATAA